A genomic segment from Dermatobacter hominis encodes:
- the ettA gene encoding energy-dependent translational throttle protein EttA, whose amino-acid sequence MGAQFIFTMRRVGKYVPPDRDVLKDISLSFYPGAKIGVIGANGSGKSSLLRIMAGVDDDYTGEAQLTQGFSVGLLEQEPQLDPAKDVSGNVLDGAADVAGLLASYEALMARWSEPDVDYEKLGNQQAELEAQIEAAGGWDLQRTIDIAMDALRLPPGDADVTTLSGGERRRVALCRLLLSKPDLLLLDEPTNHLDAESVAWLERFLQDYEGTVVAITHDRYFLDNVARWILELDHGKGHPFEGNYSGWLEQKQERLGQQEKQNEARRRTLERELDWVRMAPKARQAKSKARLSAYEELQKEAEEARDTSSKLEISIPPGPRLGDQVIVADGLRKGYGDRLLVEDLSFSLPRAGIVGVIGPNGAGKTTLFRMIVEASEATGDADLQPDAGTLTIGSTVDLAHVDQSRDSLDDSRTVYEEITDGQDVLVVGNREVNGRAYCASFNFKGSDQQKPVGTLSGGERNRVHLAKLLRRGGNVLLLDEPTNDLDVDTLRALEEALDSFPGCAVVISHDRWFLDRIATHILAFEGDSQVRWFEGNFSEYEEFRKKELGADAAQPHRIKYKPLTR is encoded by the coding sequence TCGACGACGACTACACCGGCGAGGCCCAGCTCACGCAGGGGTTCTCGGTCGGCCTGCTGGAGCAGGAGCCGCAGCTCGACCCGGCCAAGGACGTGAGCGGCAACGTGCTCGACGGCGCGGCCGACGTGGCCGGCCTCCTCGCCTCGTACGAGGCGCTCATGGCCAGGTGGAGCGAACCCGACGTCGACTACGAGAAGCTCGGCAACCAGCAGGCCGAGCTCGAGGCGCAGATCGAGGCCGCGGGCGGCTGGGACCTCCAGCGCACGATCGACATCGCGATGGACGCCCTGCGGCTGCCACCCGGCGACGCCGACGTCACGACGCTGTCGGGCGGCGAGCGCCGTCGCGTAGCGCTCTGCCGGCTGCTGCTGTCGAAGCCCGACCTGCTCCTCCTCGACGAGCCGACCAACCACCTCGACGCCGAGTCGGTGGCGTGGCTCGAGCGGTTCCTGCAGGACTACGAGGGCACCGTCGTCGCCATCACCCACGACCGCTACTTCCTCGACAACGTGGCCCGCTGGATCCTCGAGCTCGACCACGGCAAGGGGCACCCCTTCGAGGGCAACTACTCGGGCTGGCTCGAGCAGAAGCAGGAGCGGCTCGGCCAGCAGGAGAAGCAGAACGAGGCGCGGCGGCGCACGCTCGAGCGGGAGCTCGACTGGGTCCGCATGGCGCCCAAGGCCCGGCAGGCCAAGTCCAAGGCCCGCCTCTCCGCCTACGAGGAGCTGCAGAAGGAGGCCGAGGAGGCGCGTGACACCTCGTCCAAGCTGGAGATCTCGATCCCGCCGGGCCCGCGGCTCGGCGACCAGGTCATCGTCGCCGACGGGCTCCGCAAGGGCTACGGGGACCGGCTGCTCGTCGAGGACCTCAGCTTCTCGCTCCCCCGCGCCGGCATCGTCGGCGTCATCGGCCCCAACGGCGCAGGCAAGACCACGCTGTTCCGGATGATCGTCGAGGCCTCCGAGGCCACCGGCGACGCCGACCTGCAGCCCGATGCCGGCACGCTGACGATCGGCTCGACCGTCGACCTCGCCCACGTCGACCAGTCCCGCGACTCGCTCGACGACTCGCGGACGGTCTACGAGGAGATCACCGACGGCCAGGACGTGCTCGTCGTCGGCAACCGCGAGGTCAACGGGCGGGCGTACTGCGCCAGCTTCAACTTCAAGGGCTCCGACCAGCAGAAGCCGGTCGGCACGCTCTCGGGCGGCGAGCGCAACCGCGTCCACCTGGCCAAGCTGCTGCGACGGGGCGGCAACGTGCTGCTGCTCGACGAGCCCACCAACGACCTCGACGTCGACACGCTGCGGGCGCTCGAGGAGGCCCTCGACAGCTTCCCCGGGTGCGCGGTGGTCATCTCGCACGACCGCTGGTTCCTCGACCGCATCGCCACCCACATCCTGGCGTTCGAGGGCGACTCGCAGGTCCGCTGGTTCGAGGGCAACTTCAGCGAGTACGAGGAGTTCCGCAAGAAGGAGCTCGGCGCCGATGCCGCGCAGCCCCACCGGATCAAGTACAAGCCGCTGACCCGGTAG
- the cysC gene encoding adenylyl-sulfate kinase, producing MADGSGAVADGDRITPGVVWHEGAVSRAERSTVTGGEGAVVWFTGLSGSGKSTVAVEVERSLVGAGRAAYLLDGDNLRHGLNGDLGFSAADRGENVRRVGEVAALFADAGVVAVVPLVSPYRADRDRVRRRVSDAGLRFVEVHVDTPLELCESRDPKGLYAKARAGELTGMTGIDDPYEAPAAPELVLRPSDGDPAAQAALVLQRLAGG from the coding sequence GTGGCCGACGGCAGCGGCGCGGTCGCCGACGGCGACCGGATCACGCCGGGGGTCGTCTGGCACGAGGGCGCGGTGTCGCGGGCCGAGCGGTCGACGGTCACCGGCGGCGAGGGCGCGGTGGTGTGGTTCACCGGGCTGTCGGGCTCTGGGAAGTCCACGGTGGCGGTCGAGGTCGAGCGGTCGCTCGTCGGGGCCGGCCGGGCCGCCTACCTGCTCGACGGGGACAACCTCCGTCACGGCCTCAACGGGGACCTCGGCTTCTCGGCGGCCGACCGGGGCGAGAACGTCCGCCGCGTCGGCGAGGTGGCAGCCCTGTTCGCCGATGCGGGGGTGGTCGCGGTCGTGCCGCTGGTCTCGCCGTACCGGGCCGACCGGGACCGGGTGCGACGGCGGGTGTCCGATGCCGGCCTCCGCTTCGTGGAGGTCCACGTCGACACGCCGCTCGAGCTCTGCGAGTCGCGCGACCCCAAGGGGCTCTACGCGAAGGCCCGTGCGGGCGAGCTCACCGGCATGACCGGCATCGACGACCCGTACGAGGCGCCGGCCGCACCCGAGCTCGTCCTGCGGCCGTCCGACGGCGATCCGGCGGCTCAGGCGGCGCTGGTGCTGCAGCGCCTCGCCGGCGGCTGA
- the cysN gene encoding sulfate adenylyltransferase subunit CysN gives MELLRFATAGSVDDGKSTLIGRLLYDAKSIFEDQLDAVADASERMGLAAPNLALLTDGLRAEREQGITIDVAYRYFATPKRKFIIADTPGHIQYTRNMVTGASTADLAVVLVDARKGLLEQSRRHAFLASLLRIPHLVVAVNKMDLVDYEQSRFDEIVEEFRQFAMKLDIGDLTFIPISALNGDNVVQRSPNMGWYEGSSLLHHLESVHIASDRNLIDARFPVQYVIRPQSDEFHDYRGYAGQIAGGVFKPGDEVVVLPSGLPSRIAAIDTFDGPVDEAYPPMSVTIRLTDDIDVSRGDMICRANNRPNVAQDVDAMVCWMSETATLTPRTKLAIKHTTRSARAMVKDLQYRLDINTLHRDEEADRLDLNEIGRVTMRVTQPLFVDEYRRNRETGSFILIDEATDNTVGAGMILSGA, from the coding sequence ATGGAGCTGCTGCGCTTCGCCACCGCCGGCTCGGTCGACGACGGCAAGTCGACGCTGATCGGCCGCCTGCTCTACGACGCCAAGTCGATCTTCGAGGACCAGCTCGACGCCGTCGCCGACGCGTCGGAGCGGATGGGACTCGCCGCCCCCAACCTCGCGCTGCTCACCGACGGGCTCCGCGCCGAGCGGGAGCAGGGCATCACGATCGACGTGGCCTACCGCTACTTCGCCACGCCGAAGCGGAAGTTCATCATCGCCGACACCCCCGGGCACATCCAGTACACGCGGAACATGGTGACCGGCGCCTCGACCGCCGACCTGGCCGTCGTGTTGGTCGACGCCCGCAAGGGCCTGCTCGAGCAGTCCCGGCGCCACGCCTTCCTCGCATCGCTGCTGCGCATCCCGCACCTGGTGGTCGCGGTCAACAAGATGGACCTCGTCGACTACGAGCAGTCCCGCTTCGACGAGATCGTCGAGGAGTTCCGCCAGTTCGCGATGAAGCTCGACATCGGCGACCTGACCTTCATCCCGATCTCGGCGCTGAACGGCGACAACGTGGTCCAGCGCTCGCCGAACATGGGGTGGTACGAGGGCTCCTCGCTGCTGCACCACCTGGAGAGCGTGCACATCGCCTCGGACCGCAACCTGATCGACGCCCGCTTCCCCGTCCAGTACGTGATCCGGCCGCAGAGCGACGAGTTCCACGACTACCGGGGCTACGCCGGCCAGATCGCAGGTGGCGTGTTCAAGCCCGGTGACGAGGTCGTCGTCCTGCCGTCGGGGCTGCCGTCGCGGATCGCGGCGATCGACACGTTCGACGGGCCGGTCGACGAGGCCTACCCGCCGATGTCGGTCACGATCCGCCTCACCGACGACATCGACGTGTCCCGCGGCGACATGATCTGCCGCGCCAACAACCGGCCGAACGTCGCGCAGGACGTCGACGCGATGGTGTGCTGGATGTCCGAGACGGCCACCCTGACGCCGCGCACGAAGCTCGCGATCAAGCACACGACCCGCTCGGCCCGCGCCATGGTCAAGGACCTGCAGTACCGGCTCGACATCAACACCCTGCACCGAGACGAGGAGGCCGACCGGCTCGACCTCAACGAGATCGGCCGCGTGACGATGCGAGTGACCCAGCCCCTGTTCGTCGACGAGTACCGGCGCAACCGCGAGACCGGGTCGTTCATCCTCATCGACGAGGCGACCGACAACACCGTCGGTGCGGGCATGATCCTCTCCGGGGCCTGA
- the cysD gene encoding sulfate adenylyltransferase subunit CysD, which produces MITYELTNLQALEAESIHIIREVAAEFERPVLLFSGGKDSIVMLRLAEKAFWPAKIPFPVMHVDTGHNFDEVYDFRDRRVAELGVKLVVASVQDSIDAGRVVEETGPRASRNQLQTVTLLDAIEEHGFDAAFGGARRDEERARAKERVYSFRDEFGQWDPKNQRPELWGLYNGRHRRGEHIRVFPLSNWTELDIWQYIEAEGIEVPSIYYAHEREVFQRDGMWLAVTPFVTVMDGEEPEVRTVRYRTVGDASCTGAVESSATDVAAVIEEVSATRITERGATRADDRASEAAMEDRKREGYF; this is translated from the coding sequence GTGATCACCTACGAGCTCACCAACCTCCAGGCGCTGGAGGCCGAGTCCATCCACATCATCCGGGAGGTCGCCGCCGAGTTCGAGCGGCCCGTCCTGCTCTTCAGCGGCGGCAAGGACTCGATCGTCATGCTGCGGCTGGCCGAGAAGGCCTTCTGGCCGGCGAAGATCCCGTTCCCCGTCATGCACGTCGACACGGGCCACAACTTCGACGAGGTCTACGACTTCCGCGACCGGCGGGTGGCCGAGCTCGGGGTGAAGCTCGTGGTCGCGTCGGTCCAGGACTCGATCGACGCCGGTCGGGTGGTCGAGGAGACCGGTCCGCGGGCCAGCCGCAACCAGCTGCAGACCGTGACCCTGCTCGACGCGATCGAGGAGCACGGCTTCGACGCCGCGTTCGGCGGCGCCCGCCGCGACGAGGAGCGGGCCCGGGCCAAGGAGCGGGTGTACTCGTTCCGCGACGAGTTCGGGCAGTGGGACCCCAAGAACCAGCGGCCCGAGCTCTGGGGCCTCTACAACGGCCGCCACCGCCGCGGCGAGCACATCCGCGTGTTCCCACTCAGCAACTGGACCGAGCTCGACATCTGGCAGTACATCGAGGCCGAGGGCATCGAGGTGCCGTCGATCTACTACGCCCACGAGCGCGAGGTGTTCCAGCGCGACGGCATGTGGCTGGCGGTCACGCCGTTCGTGACGGTGATGGACGGTGAGGAGCCCGAGGTCCGCACGGTCCGCTACCGCACGGTCGGCGACGCCTCGTGCACCGGTGCGGTCGAGTCGTCGGCCACGGACGTCGCCGCGGTGATCGAGGAGGTCTCCGCGACCCGGATCACCGAGCGGGGCGCCACCCGCGCCGACGACCGCGCCTCCGAGGCGGCCATGGAGGACCGGAAGCGGGAGGGGTACTTCTGA
- a CDS encoding 3'(2'),5'-bisphosphate nucleotidase CysQ, giving the protein MATDDDHRLARELAGAAGALLLALRDEMVADGVTGRELGARGDAAAHEMLVGRLAEARPDDAVLSEESTEAEHGDLSRLDAARVWIIDPLDGTREYGEERSDWAVHVALVEDEVPTAGAVALPGLDLVLATDDPPRLRPAPAVPRVVVSRTRPPAEAEAVAAALGAELVPMGSAGAKAMAIVRGEAEVYPHSGGQYEWDSCAPVAVALAAGLHCTRLDGSPLRYNQADVSLPDLLICRPELADAALRAAAGA; this is encoded by the coding sequence GTGGCGACCGACGACGACCACCGACTGGCACGCGAGCTCGCCGGCGCCGCCGGGGCGCTCCTGCTGGCGCTGCGCGACGAGATGGTCGCCGACGGGGTGACGGGCCGCGAGCTCGGCGCCCGGGGCGACGCCGCGGCCCACGAGATGCTCGTGGGGCGGCTGGCCGAGGCCCGCCCCGACGACGCCGTGCTGAGCGAGGAGTCGACCGAGGCCGAGCACGGCGACCTCTCCCGGCTCGACGCCGCCCGCGTCTGGATCATCGACCCGCTCGACGGCACGCGCGAGTACGGCGAGGAGCGCAGCGACTGGGCGGTGCACGTGGCGCTCGTCGAGGACGAGGTGCCGACGGCGGGCGCGGTCGCGCTCCCCGGACTGGACCTGGTGCTGGCGACCGACGATCCGCCCCGGCTCCGCCCGGCACCTGCGGTGCCCCGGGTCGTCGTGAGCCGCACGCGGCCGCCGGCCGAGGCCGAGGCGGTCGCCGCCGCGCTCGGCGCCGAGCTCGTGCCGATGGGCTCGGCGGGCGCCAAGGCGATGGCGATCGTCCGGGGCGAGGCCGAGGTGTACCCGCACTCCGGCGGCCAGTACGAGTGGGACAGCTGCGCGCCGGTGGCGGTCGCCCTCGCCGCCGGGCTCCACTGCACGAGGCTGGACGGGTCGCCCCTCCGCTACAACCAGGCGGACGTCTCGCTGCCCGACCTGCTGATCTGCCGGCCCGAGCTGGCCGATGCCGCACTGCGAGCCGCGGCCGGCGCCTGA
- a CDS encoding ABC1 kinase family protein, whose amino-acid sequence MTDTAVSPDTERYTFTDHGPWVVDPDALSWSKGLSVMRLTIRRQVPVLTGRRRLPPPVRLAEVTARLGSAVGGWAIRDRRAGGSTSRAGLSRRLRVAAEHLGPTYIKLGQIISSGEGLFPPELVEEFRKCRDQVRAEPFDVVRRVVEEDLGRTLEEVFSSFDPEPLAAASIAQVHVARLATGEDVVVKVQRPTIRQQVQSDLKVMSWLAPFLVGRIPVAALANPPALVELFAETILEELDFRLEAENMLDVADVFAQLGQRGWIIARPHPELVTRRVLVMERLHGFAFEDLESMQAAGVDTHEIIRIGMKGFTEGCIVHGIFHGDLHAGNLFVTPDGRIALLDFGITARMTPLQRSAFLRMMLYGAMGDIPGQVTAFRDLGALPADTDIDEVIRELGLDKAPVDPTTLDQEELVGEIQRIIKALMGMGARLPKILMLYVKNLVFLDGAIAVLAPDLDLVAEVASLSTGLAATHGERFASELGVSAEGFAVDESAIRASFGIVDDSTEAVTYSELRRRRETIRKRLDRR is encoded by the coding sequence ATGACCGACACCGCCGTCTCCCCCGACACCGAGCGCTACACGTTCACGGACCACGGGCCGTGGGTGGTCGACCCCGACGCGCTGTCGTGGTCGAAGGGCCTGTCGGTGATGCGCCTGACGATCCGCCGCCAGGTCCCGGTCCTCACCGGACGGCGCCGGCTGCCGCCGCCCGTGCGGCTCGCCGAGGTCACCGCCCGCCTCGGCTCGGCCGTCGGCGGCTGGGCGATCCGCGACCGCCGCGCCGGCGGCAGCACCTCGCGCGCCGGGCTGTCGCGGCGGCTCCGGGTCGCGGCCGAGCACCTCGGCCCGACCTACATCAAGCTCGGCCAGATCATCTCGAGCGGCGAGGGCCTCTTCCCTCCCGAGCTCGTCGAGGAGTTCCGCAAGTGCCGGGACCAGGTCCGGGCCGAGCCGTTCGACGTCGTTCGCCGCGTGGTCGAGGAGGACCTCGGCCGGACGCTCGAGGAGGTCTTCTCCTCGTTCGACCCCGAGCCGCTCGCCGCCGCGTCGATCGCGCAGGTGCACGTCGCCCGCCTCGCCACCGGCGAGGACGTCGTGGTGAAGGTCCAGCGCCCGACGATCCGTCAGCAGGTGCAGTCCGACCTCAAGGTCATGTCGTGGCTGGCGCCGTTCCTCGTCGGGCGGATCCCCGTCGCGGCGCTGGCCAACCCGCCCGCGCTCGTCGAGCTGTTCGCCGAGACGATCCTCGAGGAGCTCGACTTCCGGCTCGAGGCCGAGAACATGCTGGACGTCGCCGACGTCTTCGCCCAGCTCGGCCAGCGCGGCTGGATCATCGCCCGCCCGCACCCCGAGCTGGTCACCCGCCGGGTGCTGGTGATGGAGCGGCTCCACGGTTTCGCGTTCGAGGACCTCGAGTCCATGCAGGCCGCCGGCGTCGACACGCACGAGATCATCCGCATCGGCATGAAGGGCTTCACCGAGGGGTGCATCGTGCACGGCATCTTCCACGGCGACCTCCACGCCGGGAACCTGTTCGTCACCCCCGACGGGCGCATCGCCCTGCTCGACTTCGGCATCACCGCCCGGATGACGCCGCTGCAGCGGTCGGCGTTCCTGCGGATGATGCTGTACGGCGCCATGGGCGACATCCCCGGGCAGGTGACGGCGTTCCGCGACCTCGGCGCGCTGCCCGCCGACACCGACATCGACGAGGTGATCCGGGAGCTCGGGCTCGACAAGGCGCCGGTGGACCCGACGACCCTCGACCAGGAGGAGCTCGTCGGCGAGATCCAGCGCATCATCAAGGCGCTGATGGGCATGGGCGCCCGGCTGCCGAAGATCCTCATGCTCTACGTCAAGAACCTCGTGTTCCTCGACGGGGCGATCGCCGTGCTGGCCCCCGACCTCGACCTCGTCGCCGAGGTGGCGTCGCTGTCGACCGGGCTGGCGGCCACGCACGGCGAGCGGTTCGCATCCGAGCTCGGCGTGTCGGCCGAGGGCTTCGCCGTCGACGAGTCGGCGATCCGGGCCAGCTTCGGGATCGTCGACGACTCGACCGAGGCCGTCACCTACAGCGAGCTGCGCCGGCGCCGCGAGACGATCCGCAAGCGCCTCGACAGGCGCTGA
- the typA gene encoding translational GTPase TypA, whose amino-acid sequence MTSTATQTDAGTGALPVPGIRNVAIIAHVDHGKTTLVDAMLQQSGAFREGAETVDRVMDSMDLEREKGITILAKNTAVRWTGDGRDEVKINIVDTPGHADFGGEVERALTMVDGVVLLVDASEGPLPQTRFVLRKALALDLPVILAVNKVDRPDARIDEVVSEVEELFLDLDADVHQLDFPIVYCNARAGRASTTKPDSPDDLDADLTPLFELLVDHLPAPTHDPEHPLQAWVTNLDASQFVGRLAMCRILNGTIRKGQQVAWCRADGSVERAKIAVLYVTETHERVEADSAGPGEIIAVAGLEDVTTGETLSDPEDPRPMPVITVDEPSLAMTIGVNTSPMAGLDGDKMTARLLKGRLDSELVGNVSLRVLPTERPDTWEVHARGELQLAVLVETMRREGFELTVGKPQVVTREIDGTLHEPVEAVTIDVPEEFLGAVTQLLASRKGQMTDIVNHGTGWVRMEQRVPARGLLGFRTEFLTETRGTGMLHQVFDGWAPWFGEIRSRDRGSVVADRRGPVTAYAIVAIQERATLFVAPGDEVYEGMVVGENSRGEDMDVNICREKKQTNMRAAGSDNTERLTPPKVLSLEQALEFLAEDECVEVTPSGIRLRKLLLDAGDRARATKALKHART is encoded by the coding sequence ATGACCTCCACCGCCACCCAGACCGACGCGGGCACCGGCGCACTGCCCGTCCCGGGCATCCGCAACGTCGCGATCATCGCCCACGTCGACCACGGCAAGACCACGCTCGTCGACGCCATGCTCCAGCAGTCGGGCGCGTTCCGCGAGGGGGCCGAGACGGTCGACCGGGTCATGGACTCCATGGATCTCGAGCGCGAGAAGGGCATCACCATCCTCGCCAAGAACACCGCCGTCCGCTGGACCGGCGACGGCCGTGACGAGGTCAAGATCAACATCGTGGACACCCCGGGCCACGCGGACTTCGGCGGCGAGGTCGAGCGGGCGCTCACGATGGTCGACGGCGTCGTGCTGCTCGTCGACGCGTCCGAGGGTCCGCTCCCCCAGACCCGCTTCGTGCTCCGCAAGGCGCTCGCCCTCGACCTGCCGGTGATCCTGGCCGTCAACAAGGTCGACCGTCCCGACGCCCGGATCGACGAGGTCGTCAGCGAGGTCGAGGAGCTGTTCCTCGACCTCGACGCCGACGTGCACCAGCTCGACTTCCCGATCGTCTACTGCAACGCCCGCGCCGGGCGTGCGTCGACGACCAAGCCCGACTCCCCCGACGACCTCGACGCCGACCTGACGCCGCTCTTCGAGCTGCTCGTCGACCACCTCCCCGCGCCGACCCACGACCCCGAGCACCCGCTGCAGGCGTGGGTCACCAACCTGGACGCCAGCCAGTTCGTCGGCCGGCTCGCCATGTGCCGGATCCTCAACGGCACGATCCGCAAGGGCCAGCAGGTGGCCTGGTGCCGGGCCGACGGCTCGGTCGAGCGGGCCAAGATCGCGGTCCTCTACGTGACCGAGACCCACGAGCGGGTCGAGGCGGACTCGGCCGGCCCGGGCGAGATCATCGCCGTCGCCGGGCTCGAGGACGTCACGACCGGCGAGACGCTGTCGGACCCCGAGGACCCGCGGCCCATGCCGGTCATCACCGTCGACGAGCCGAGCCTGGCCATGACGATCGGCGTGAACACGTCGCCGATGGCGGGCCTGGACGGCGACAAGATGACCGCCCGCCTGCTCAAGGGGCGCCTCGACTCGGAGCTCGTGGGCAACGTGAGCCTGCGCGTGCTGCCGACCGAGCGGCCCGACACGTGGGAGGTCCACGCCCGCGGCGAGCTGCAGCTCGCCGTGCTCGTCGAGACCATGCGGCGCGAGGGCTTCGAGCTCACGGTCGGCAAGCCCCAGGTCGTCACCCGGGAGATCGACGGCACGCTGCACGAGCCGGTCGAGGCCGTCACCATCGACGTGCCCGAGGAGTTCCTGGGAGCGGTCACGCAGCTGCTGGCCTCTCGCAAGGGCCAGATGACCGACATCGTGAACCACGGCACCGGCTGGGTCCGCATGGAGCAGCGGGTCCCGGCCCGCGGCCTGCTCGGGTTCCGCACCGAGTTCCTGACCGAGACGCGCGGCACCGGCATGCTCCACCAGGTGTTCGACGGCTGGGCGCCGTGGTTCGGCGAGATCCGCTCCCGTGACCGGGGCTCGGTGGTCGCCGACCGCCGCGGCCCGGTGACGGCGTACGCCATCGTCGCCATCCAGGAGCGCGCCACCCTCTTCGTCGCCCCCGGCGACGAGGTCTACGAGGGCATGGTCGTCGGCGAGAACTCCCGTGGCGAGGACATGGACGTCAACATCTGCCGGGAGAAGAAGCAGACGAACATGCGGGCCGCCGGCTCCGACAACACCGAGCGGCTGACGCCGCCGAAGGTGCTGTCGCTGGAGCAGGCGCTCGAGTTCCTGGCCGAGGACGAGTGCGTCGAGGTCACCCCGTCGGGCATCCGCCTCCGCAAGCTGCTGCTCGACGCCGGCGACCGCGCCCGCGCCACCAAGGCGCTCAAGCACGCCCGCACCTGA
- a CDS encoding DUF4395 domain-containing protein: MTTTAPSPTSSGAGRTGLFSFPNPVNDVAARTVATGVVVMALAVAVLGWGWVLVPLTYGFVARVLTGPTLSPLGTFATRVVASRLPQHAKYVPGPPKRFAQAIGVVFSVTSSVLWLAGATGASRIVVALLAGAAFLEAAFGFCLGCRIFAVLMRAGVIPESVCEECNDLSLRIPGLAAGSSER, from the coding sequence GTGACCACCACCGCCCCCTCCCCGACCAGCTCCGGCGCCGGCCGGACCGGGCTGTTCTCGTTCCCGAACCCGGTCAACGACGTCGCGGCCCGCACGGTCGCGACCGGGGTCGTGGTCATGGCCCTGGCCGTGGCGGTCCTCGGGTGGGGTTGGGTGCTGGTCCCGCTCACCTACGGCTTCGTCGCCCGGGTGCTCACCGGCCCCACGCTGAGCCCGCTCGGCACGTTCGCGACCCGGGTGGTCGCGTCCCGCCTGCCGCAGCACGCCAAGTACGTGCCCGGCCCGCCCAAGCGCTTCGCCCAGGCGATCGGCGTGGTGTTCTCGGTCACCAGCTCGGTGCTGTGGCTGGCGGGCGCCACCGGGGCGTCACGGATCGTCGTGGCGCTGCTGGCCGGCGCGGCCTTCCTCGAGGCGGCGTTCGGGTTCTGCCTCGGCTGCCGGATCTTCGCCGTGCTGATGCGGGCGGGCGTGATCCCCGAGTCCGTCTGCGAGGAGTGCAACGACCTCTCGCTGCGGATCCCGGGCCTCGCCGCCGGCTCGTCCGAGCGCTGA